The DNA sequence CCGGGGCCCCTGCCGTGTGCAGGGCCCCGGGCTTTTTTTTATACATTTGGCATTGAAGCAGTTGGGCAGTTAAGGAATCAGCGCAATATGTTAGGTATTATATTCCTATCTATCAGCGAGTTGCACTATTATTAATCAGTTGTTCGTCATTGGTTAAAACTAAGTTGCCGCTACCGAAAGTAGAGAATAGGCTGGGCCCCGAGGATGGCAGGCCACAAGACGTTTATTGGGCAGCAATGGGCGCCGGGGCCCCGGCCATTTCCGGCGAAGGGACTTGAGCCAGGTATTGATTTCTTAGCTATTAACGCTTCTCATTTTCTTCATTATTCACATTCCATTCACCAAACCAACCAAAAAATGAAGCAAACTCTATTATTATTTGTCCTGCTCCTTGGCGGCCTGTTGCAGCAGGCCCAGGCGCAGAACCGAACCGTTTCTGGGAAAATAACCGACCGGGCCACGGGCCAAGGGCTGCCCGGAGTGACAGTGATTGTGAAAGGGCGGCCGACCGTCGGTACCACGAGTAACTCGGAAGGTGCTTTCGTGCTGAACGACGTGCCAGCAGATGCTTCTGCCTTGGTATTCAGCTTTGTGGGTTTTGCTACGCAGGAGCAGCCCATCACCGGCGGCGCCCTAAACGTGGCACTGGCCACCGACGCCAAGCAGCTGAGCGAGGTGGTGGTAACGGCCCTGGGCCTCCAGGCCAACCGCGACCAGCTGGGCACGGCCCAGGCCACGGTGCAGGGCGCGGCCCTGGTAAGCTCGGGCGAAACCAGCGTCGTGACCGGCATTTCGGGCAAGACGCCAGGCGTGCTCATCACCCGCTCGTCGGGCGACCCGGGCGCCAGCGCCAACATCCAGATTCGGGGCGCGGCCACCATCACGGGCAACTTGCAGCCGCTGATTGTGGTGGACGGCATTCCGATTTCTAACTCGTCTATTGGCAACGATGGTATCCTGACCAGCAACGGCGGCGCCGGCTCGAACCAGACCAACGGCGTGGTGCAGGCCTCGCGCCTCAACGACATCAACCCCGACGACATTGCCTCGATGGAAGTGCTGAAGGGCGCCGCCGCCGCCGCGCTGTGGGGCACCCGCGCCGCCAACGGCGTGATTGTCATCACCACCAAAAAGGGCAAGCTGGGCGACCGGATGCACATTGCTGTGCGCTCGACCTTCAGCTTCGACCGCATCAACAAGACGCCGGCGCTACAGCTCAACTATGGCCAGGGAGCCGGTGGTTTGTACAAATTTGGTAGCTCTAGCAGCCGAAGCTGGGGCGACTACATCGGCGACCGTACTGGCGCGGCCGATGCCCAGATTACCGACCCAACCAACCCTGCCTACAAAGGCTTCGTGACCTTCCCCGACGGCTCGACGCAGTACGCCATTGCCAACGGCACGGCGGCCAACCCCCACGGCGGCAAAAACAGCCAGCAGACCTACGACCACGGCCGCGATGTTTTCGGCACGGGCTATTACCGCGACAACTCTATCGAGTTTAGTGGCGGCGACGAGAAATCGACCTACTTCCTGAGCGGCAGCAACACTTACACCAAGGGCATTGTGTACAACAATAGCGACAACAACCGCACGACCATTCGCGCGAACGTGACCCGCAACTTGTCGGACAAGTTCAGCTCAGCCGTGAACGTGACCTACGCCCGGACATTCTCCAACCGTGTTCAACAGGGCTCCAACGTCAGCGGTATTTTCCTGGGCGGCCTGCGCTCGCCTGCTGACTATAACAACAGTCAATACATCGGGGACTACACTGATAAGACCGGCGCACTAATAGCAAATCGACAGGTAACCTATCGCAACCCGTTGGGCGCTGGCAACCCGGGCTACGACAACCCCAACTTTACCATCAACCGCATTACGAATACTTCCCTGGTGAACCGCCTGGTGGGTTCTACTGAACTTAACTACCACCCCACCGACTGGCTCAGTTTCCTTAACCGCACGGGGGTGGACACTTATACCGACCGTCGCGAGGCGTTTTTCCCGCGGCAGTCGGCCGCTAACCTATCGGGGGCCCTAACCGAGGAGTACATTACCGAGACGCAGGTAAACAACGACTTCATCGTGCGGGCCAACCACAGCTTTAGCGAGAACTTCTCGATTTCGGCCATTGTAGGCAACAACCTGAACGAGCGCCGGGCCGACCAAGTGGGGGCTTCGGCCACCAACATCGTGAACGTTCTCTCACCGCCCCAGCTCGATAACTCACCGGCCAACACCCGCGTCCCATACAATATCAAGTCGGTGATTCGCACGGCTGCCGTGTACGGCGAGGTGGACGTTTCGCTGCTGGACCAGTTCTACTTGACGGGTACCCTGCGCGGCGAGTCCGCTTCGACGTTCGGGCCCTCCACCAAAAGCACCTTTTACTTCCCGTCGGGCACTTTTGCCTGGCAGTTTACCAAGATTCCGGCGTTTGCCAACAACGCGGCGCTGAGCTTTGGCAAGCTACGGGTAGCGTACGGCCAAGTTGGGGTGCAGCCCGGCATCTACCAGACCCAAACTTATTACGTCCCGGGCAGCGGCAACTTCGTGGATGGCTTTGGGCCAGCCCTGGACGTGGCCAACTACGGCGGGGGCTACATTCGGAGCACAGTGCAGGGCAATCCGTTCCTGAAGCCCGAGCGCAAGTCGGAAGTGGAAACTGGGTTGGACCTGCGTTTCCTGAAGGACCGCATCAGCTTCAGTGCGACGTACTACAACAACAAGACGACCGCTGCTATCCTCCAGGTATCGACGCCGTACACCACGGGCTATTCGTCGCAGTGGCAGAACGCCGCTACTATCACCAACAAGGGCATTGAGTTGCAGTTGGACGGAGCCATCATCAAAACGGCTGATTTTGGGTTTAACCTGGCGGCTAACTTCTCACAGAACAAGAACAACGTGGCCGATTTGGCCGGGGTACAATCCGTGTTTCTTAACGGCTTCAGCGGCAACTCCATCAACTCAGTGGCCATCAAAGACCACCAGCTGGGCACGCTCTACGGGTCGCGGTTTGCCCGCACTACGGACGGCACCAATGCCCTGGCGCTGGACCCGCAGGGCTTCGCCGTGCTGGCCGCCACCAACGGCGTGGTGGGCGACCCCAACCCGCAGTGGCGCGGGGGCCTTGGCGCTACGCTGCGCTACAAGGGCCTCTCGCTGTACGCCCTGCTCGACCACGTGCACAGCTTTGACGTTTGGAACGGCACCCGCAGCATCCTGAACACGTTTGGCACGTCGGCCATTACTGGCACGCGCACCACGCTGAGCGCCGCCGACGCGGCCGCTACCAAAACGTTCGGGGGCGGCACCGTGGCCTCCAAAGTGGGTCAGAACGCCGCATATGTACTCAACGCCGACGGCAGCGTGACCTTCCGCGGGACGGTGAACAACTTTGGCGGGGGCCCCGTGGCGCTCGACGAGGACTGGTATTCAAACGGCGCCGGCAGCGGCTTTGGCGGCGCTGGCGAGCAGTATGTGGAGCACGTGAACACGACCCGCCTGCGGGAAGTCACACTGTCGTATTCGCTCAACTCTGCGGCCTTCCGCGACGCCACCAAGCTGCAATCCATCGATTTCAGCCTGACTGGCCGCAACATCTACTTGTGGACGAACTACTCGGGCGTGGACCCGGAGACGAACCTGACGGGGGTTTCTAACGGCCGGGGTCTGGATTACTTCAACAACCCCAGCACCCGCTCGGTCTTGTTCTCCGTGCGCCTCACGTACTAATTTTTCCAGCTTTTATTTGTTGATGCCTCGCATCTCCGCTTTATATGAAACGATCATTAAAAATACTTTTCCCCGGGCTTTTGGCCGCGGCGGCCCTAGGCGGCTGCGAAAAGTTTGTGACCGGGTTTGACGTCAACCCCAACTTACCATCAGCGGCCAGCACATCGCTACTACTCACGTCCGCGCAAGTAGCAACGGGGCTGCAAGAGGAAACGGGGGCGATGCGGGTTTCCAACATCTGGGCGCAGCAATTTACCGGTGTTTCGCGCCAGCAACTCAGCCTCGACGGGTACCAGACCCTGGCTTCGGACTACGACAACGACTGGAGCACGGTTTACCTGTACGTGACGAACAACGCCCGGCTGGCGGAAGCCGGGGCCGACGTCGACAAAAACCCACTGGTGAAAGGCATTGCCCAGACGCTGGAAGGCCTGTCGGTTGGCCAGGCTACGGCCTTATGGGGCGACGTTCCGTACTCGGAAGCGTTCAATCCGGCCATTGGTAAGCCCAAGTTCGACGCGCAGAAAGACGTGTATGCCAGTATGCAAACGCTGCTCACCGACGCTGCTACCAACCTGGCCAAGCCCGGCGCTAGCCCGGGCGCAGCCGACATCTTCTTTGCCGGCAGTGGCGCGCAGTGGCTGGGCGTGGCCAACACCTTGCGTGCGCGCTATTATCTGCACACGAGGGACTACGCTAACGCCGCTAAGTACGCCGCGCTGGGCATCTCGGCGCCGGCCAACAACATGACGTTCACGCACGGCACGGCTTTGGGATCAAACCAAAACCTGCTGAACTCTTTTCTGAACAACGACCGGCCGGGCGACCTCACCGCCGACGGTGCTTTTGCAACCAAGCTGCTGGCCTCGGGCCACAACAACGCCAAAACCACCGAAACAGGCCGCCTGAACTACTTCTACGCGAAAACCTTCCCGAACGGGAACGCCATCTTAGACTACGAGCCCAACATTACCAATGGGGCTTTTAAGATTGATAATTCTTACCCGATGGTTACGTTCGCCGAAACGCAGTTGGTGCTGGGCGAAGCGCAAATCCGGTTGGGTAACTTCTCGGCGGGCCTGGCTGCTTTGAACGCCGTGCGCGCCAGCCACACGGGCAGCGGCAGCCTCTACACCGCCAATGGCGCAGTGAAGTACGATGCCTACACGGCCGACGACTTCGCCGCCGGCGGCATGGCCGTGTACGGCGCAGCCAACGCCAACGAGGCTCTGCTGAAGGAAATCCTGACGGAAAAGTACCTGAGCATGATAGGCCAGATTGAGCCCTTCAACGACCAGCGCCGGGCCCAGCCGTTGGCCGGCGGCAGCGTACTGGCCAAAAGCCTGATCGGCGTGACGCCCAAGACGGGCGCTATGCTGCCCCAGCGATTCCTGTACCCGCAGATTGAGATAACGACCAACCCCAACACGCCCGCCCAGTTGGCGGCGGACCTGTTCGCGCCCACCAGCGTAAATAAGTAGTAGCCAGGTTAGCCGTTTTGAGGGCCCCGCACCGTTTGGTGCGGGGCCCTTTTTGCGTGGTGGGCGGGCCGTTTGGCCGTTCTTTGGGGCCCCACTTGCCCCGCCCGCCCATGCCCACCGGCACCATTTTGCTGATTGACGACGAAACCCAGCTGCGCACCGTGGTGGGGCGGCTGCTGGAGCTGGAAGGCTACACCGTGCTGCAAGCCCCCGACGCCCGCCGCGGCCTGCAAACCCTGCACGACCACGCCGACGAGGTGCTACTGGTGCTGAGCGACGTGAAGCTGCCCGACGGCCACGGCGTGGAGCTGCTGCCCCGCTTCAAGGCGCAGGCGCCCCTGGCCGAGGTGGTGCTGATGACCGCCTACGGCACCGTGGCCGACGGCGTGCGCGCCATGAAGGCGGGGGCCTTCGACTACCTCACCAAGGGCGACTCCGACGACCAGCTGCTGGTGGTGGCCGAGCGGGCCGTGGAAAAAGCCCGCCTCCAGCGCCGCGTAGCCGACCTGGAGCGCCAGGTGGCGGGGGCCCAGTCCACGTTCGACGCCATCATCGGGCACGCGCCGGCCCTGGAAGCGGCCAAGCACCTGGCCCGCCAAGTGGCGCCCACCGACGCCACCGTGCTGCTGGGGGGCCCCACGGGCGCGGGTAAGGAGCTCTTTGCCCAGGCCATCCACGGGGCTAGCGGGCGGCGCAACAAGGCCTTTGTGGCCGTCAATTGCAGCGCTTTTTCGCGCGAATTACTGGAATCGGAGCTGTTTGGCTACAAGAAAGGGGCCTTTACCGGGGCCCAGGCCGATAAGAAGGGGCTGATTGAGGAAGCCAACGGCGGCACGCTGTTCCTCGACGAGATTGGCGAGCTGGAGCTGGGCCTGCAAGCCAAGCTGCTGCGGGTGCTCGAAACCCAGGAGTTCCTGAAAATCGGCGACACCAAGCCCACCCGCGTGAACGTGCGCCTGGTGGCCGCCACCAACCGCAACCTCAAGCAGGAGGCAGACGCCGGGCGCTTCCGACCCGATTTGTACTACCGCCTTTCGGTGTTCGAGGTGCAGGTGCCGCCCCTCAGCGCCCGCCGCGCCGACGTGCCCGCGCTGGTCGCGTTCTACGCGCGGCAGCTGGCGGCCAAGCTCACGCGCCAGCCCCTGGTGCTCACCGCCGAAGCCCTGCGCGCTCTGCAAGCCTACGCCTGGCCCGGCAACGTGCGCGAGCTGCGCAACGTGCTCGAGCGCGCCGCCATCCTCACGCCCGCCGGCCAGCCGCTCGCCCTCGACGGCCTGCCGCTGGAGGTGCAGCTCGCCGCGGCCACTCCCGCGGGCCCCGCCACCGCCGACGATGAGCGCAGCCTGCGCCGCGTAGAGGAGCAGCACATCCGCCGCATCCTGCTGGAAGCCGGCGGCAACAAAACTGAGGCCGCCCGGGTGCTCGGCATCGGCCTCACCACCCTCTACCGCAAGGTGCAGGAGTACGGGCTGGGGTAGCGGGGGCCCGGCAGCGGGCGGGCCGGGCAACGGCCTTTCGGTGAGGCGAGGGCCCGGCCGTTCGTGTGGGCAAGGGGCCCCGGGGCGCAGCGCCGGCCGGGGGCCCCGGCCGCGCCCTACCAAAGTAGCAAGGCACCCTACCAAAACGGAAAGCCCCCGGGGCCCGTTGGTACGTCCCAAAAGCCCGCTAATAAAAATTATCTCCTGGTTATCATCATTTTACGCATCCAGCCATAACCCTGGGCCTACCGTGGCGCAGGGCTTGAAGCGGGGTCCCCGAGCTTTCCAACGATTCGGCACCTAGCCGAACCGCGGCTGGCCCCGCCCCGGTCGGTAGCGCGCCGGGGCGGGGCCCTACGCCGGGCGGGCTTCCCGCCTTTTCATTGAATTTTCCCATGCTGGACCCCACGCGCACGGCCGACTTGCTGGCCGCACATTTCCCCGGCCTGGCCCCTGCGCTGCACGCCCCCGCCACCTACCCCAGCGTGCACCGGCAGCTGGCCTGCTTCGCGGCCTACACCCGCGCCGCCGCCACCGCCGATGCCCTGCTGCGCCTGCAACGCTGTTTTGCCGTGGCTGACCGCCTGCGCAACGACGGCGACACGGCCTTGGCCGCCGCCATCGAAAGTGGCTACCTCCACTGCCTGCACCTCGACGGCACGGCGCGCGGCAACCAGCTTGCCCGGCAGCTCATGCCCAGCCGCCTGTACAGCGCCTATGCGCACCAGCACTACGCGCCGCTGCCGTAGCGTAGCTAGAGTGGTTTCGGGCTTCGTGTGCGCGAGCCACCGCGGGCGGAACCTCACCCCCAGCCCTTCAGGCCCCCCAGCTACCGGGCGATACTGTGCAGCGGCAGGTCGCCGTTGAACTCGCCGTGGGCGGCCCACAGCTCGTAGGCGGGCACCGACAGGCGCGGGGCCATAAACGCGCGCATGGCGTAGCCCCGGCACTCCAGGCAGTAGCGCAGGAAGCGGGGCTCGGCCCGGCCGCCGGGGAGGCCGCGCGCCAGCAGGCCAGCCCGCTGGGCGGTGGGCAGCTCGTCGAGCCAGGAAGCGAAATCGGTGGCAGTGAGGGGCAAAGCATTGGCTTGGGCGTAGTAAGCGCGGGCGGCGGCGGTGATTTCGGCCAGTAGGTCGGGCATGGGGCAGGTTGGATGATCGGTCCCTTTGATGCCAGCGCCGTGCCAGGGGCCCCAAAGCACCCCCAACGCCGCGCCGGGGCCCTAAGCGGCTGCGTGCGCCCGGCGCCACCCTGCCGTTTTGGAAAGCACCCTACCAAAACGGTAGGGTGGGCCGGCCGCCGGGCCCCTAGTACAGCAAGCCCAAAAAAATATTCCTCCCTGATAATCTTGCATTTAACATAAATACGGCGTCCGCTACCGGGGTTGGGAGCGGCGTTGGCTTGCCGCCCACGCATCCACACATTCTTCACTAAAGCTTTTTGCCATGGCCCCCGCCCTCATGATTCCGGTCCTCTCTGCTGCCGGCATCGGCTTTTTCTGGCTCTTTTTCAAATCGATCGATTTTTTCGACCACATCTAACCCGCTTTCGCGCCATGATGTTCGCCCTGCTTTTGCTCGCCGTTGCCACGTTCGGCTACCTGTGCTACGTGCTCCTCAAACCTGAGAAATTTTAACGCCTGCGGTGGCGTCCCGCTGCCGCCCACTTTTTGATATGAACAAAGAACTTCTCGGCATCCTCGGCATCTTTGGCGCGACGGTGCTGCTGGCTATTCCGCTGGGCCGCTACCTGGCTACCGTGTACCGGGGCGATAAAAGCTGGTCCGACTTTATGGCCCCTTTCGAGCGGCTGATCTTCCGCCTCGGCGGCGTCGATGCGAACAAGGAGATGACCTGGCAGCAGCACATGGTGGCGCTGCTCACCATCAACCTGGTCTGGTTTTTCTGGTCGATGCTCGTGCTCTGCACCCAGGGCAGCCTGCCGCTCAACCCCGACCATAACCCGAGCATGACGCCCGACCTGGCGTTCAACACCACCATCTCGTTTCTGGTAAACTGCAACCTACAGCACTACTCCGGCGAGTCGGGCCTGTCGTACCTCTCGCAGGTAGTGGTTATCACGTTCCTGCAATTTGTGTCGGCCGCCACGGGCATCGTGGCCTGCGTGGTCGTGTTCAACGCCCTCAAGGACGGCACCACCGAAAAGCTGGGCAACTTCTACAACTACTTCGTAAAAACCCATACGCGGCTGCTGGTGCCGATTGCGCTGGCGGTGGCCATGGTGCTGGTGTTCCAGGGCACGCCCATGACCTGGAGCGGCAAAGCGCCCATCGTAACCGTGCAGGGCGACTCCGTGAACGTGAGCCGGGGCCCGGCCGCCGCCATGATTGCCATTAAAGAGCTGGGCACCAACGGGGGCGGCTTCTTCGGAGTCAACTCGGCCCACCCGCTCGAAAACCCCACCTACATTACCAACGCCGTCGAAAACTTCGCCCTGGTGCTGATTCCGATTGCCCTGGTGTTTGCCCTGGGCTTTTACCTCAAGCGCCGCCGCCTGTCCTACATGGTGTTTGGGGTGATGACCGTTGGCTTCCTGATGCTGCTGGGCCCCACGGTGTATTATGAGATGCACGGCAACCCCGCCATCACGCACATGGGCGTCGACCAGCACCTGGGGGCCATGGAAGGCAAAGAAATTCGCCTGGGCGCGGCCGCCTCGGCCTACTGGGGCATCACCAACACCATCATTTCGTGCGGCTCGGTCAACTCCATGCACGACTCGCACATGCCTATTTCGGGCATGTGCGAAATGCTGGGCATGATGACCAACGCCTTCTACGGCGGGGTGGGCGTGGGCATTCTCAACTTCTTCGTCTTCGCCGTTATCGCCGTCTTCATCTCGGGCCTGATGGTGGGCCGCACCCCCGAGTTTCTGGGCAAAAAAATTGAGGCCCGCGAGATGAAAATCGCCGTCATCGTGGCCCTGCTGCACCCGCTGATGATACTGGTGGGCACGGCCATGGCCGCGCACCTCTACGCCGGCAACCCCACCGAATACGCCGCCTGGCTGAACAACCCCAGCTACCACGGCCTGTCGGAAATGCTCTACGAATACACCTCCTCGGCCGCCAACAACGGCTCGGGCTTCGAGGGCCTCGGCGACAACACGCCCTGGTGGAACATCTCCACGGGCGTGGTGCTCATCCTCTCGCGCTACCTGCCCATCATCGGCCCGGTGGCCATTGCGGGCCTCATGGGCCGCAAAAAATTCATCCCCGAAAGCGCCGGCACCCTGCGTACCGATACGTTCACCTTCGGCATCATGGTCTTTTTCGTGATTTGGATTATCGCGGCGCTGGCCTTCTTCCCAGTGCTGACCCTGGGCCCGCTAGCCGAGCATTTCACTCTCTTCGCAAAGTAAGCTGCCCCCTGGTCGCGCGCTTATCAGGCTTTCAATTTTCTCTCTGTTAAAAGCTAATAGCTATTAGTATTAGCTAACAGCTCAAGATAATGGCAACTCAATCCCAATCTTTATTTCAACCGGCGCTGGTGCGCGAGGCCATTGGCCAGGCTTTCGTCAAGCTCGACCCGCGCGTCATGTTCCGCAACCCGGTGATGTTCACCGTGGAAATCGG is a window from the Hymenobacter nivis genome containing:
- a CDS encoding SusC/RagA family TonB-linked outer membrane protein, with the translated sequence MKQTLLLFVLLLGGLLQQAQAQNRTVSGKITDRATGQGLPGVTVIVKGRPTVGTTSNSEGAFVLNDVPADASALVFSFVGFATQEQPITGGALNVALATDAKQLSEVVVTALGLQANRDQLGTAQATVQGAALVSSGETSVVTGISGKTPGVLITRSSGDPGASANIQIRGAATITGNLQPLIVVDGIPISNSSIGNDGILTSNGGAGSNQTNGVVQASRLNDINPDDIASMEVLKGAAAAALWGTRAANGVIVITTKKGKLGDRMHIAVRSTFSFDRINKTPALQLNYGQGAGGLYKFGSSSSRSWGDYIGDRTGAADAQITDPTNPAYKGFVTFPDGSTQYAIANGTAANPHGGKNSQQTYDHGRDVFGTGYYRDNSIEFSGGDEKSTYFLSGSNTYTKGIVYNNSDNNRTTIRANVTRNLSDKFSSAVNVTYARTFSNRVQQGSNVSGIFLGGLRSPADYNNSQYIGDYTDKTGALIANRQVTYRNPLGAGNPGYDNPNFTINRITNTSLVNRLVGSTELNYHPTDWLSFLNRTGVDTYTDRREAFFPRQSAANLSGALTEEYITETQVNNDFIVRANHSFSENFSISAIVGNNLNERRADQVGASATNIVNVLSPPQLDNSPANTRVPYNIKSVIRTAAVYGEVDVSLLDQFYLTGTLRGESASTFGPSTKSTFYFPSGTFAWQFTKIPAFANNAALSFGKLRVAYGQVGVQPGIYQTQTYYVPGSGNFVDGFGPALDVANYGGGYIRSTVQGNPFLKPERKSEVETGLDLRFLKDRISFSATYYNNKTTAAILQVSTPYTTGYSSQWQNAATITNKGIELQLDGAIIKTADFGFNLAANFSQNKNNVADLAGVQSVFLNGFSGNSINSVAIKDHQLGTLYGSRFARTTDGTNALALDPQGFAVLAATNGVVGDPNPQWRGGLGATLRYKGLSLYALLDHVHSFDVWNGTRSILNTFGTSAITGTRTTLSAADAAATKTFGGGTVASKVGQNAAYVLNADGSVTFRGTVNNFGGGPVALDEDWYSNGAGSGFGGAGEQYVEHVNTTRLREVTLSYSLNSAAFRDATKLQSIDFSLTGRNIYLWTNYSGVDPETNLTGVSNGRGLDYFNNPSTRSVLFSVRLTY
- a CDS encoding SusD/RagB family nutrient-binding outer membrane lipoprotein codes for the protein MKRSLKILFPGLLAAAALGGCEKFVTGFDVNPNLPSAASTSLLLTSAQVATGLQEETGAMRVSNIWAQQFTGVSRQQLSLDGYQTLASDYDNDWSTVYLYVTNNARLAEAGADVDKNPLVKGIAQTLEGLSVGQATALWGDVPYSEAFNPAIGKPKFDAQKDVYASMQTLLTDAATNLAKPGASPGAADIFFAGSGAQWLGVANTLRARYYLHTRDYANAAKYAALGISAPANNMTFTHGTALGSNQNLLNSFLNNDRPGDLTADGAFATKLLASGHNNAKTTETGRLNYFYAKTFPNGNAILDYEPNITNGAFKIDNSYPMVTFAETQLVLGEAQIRLGNFSAGLAALNAVRASHTGSGSLYTANGAVKYDAYTADDFAAGGMAVYGAANANEALLKEILTEKYLSMIGQIEPFNDQRRAQPLAGGSVLAKSLIGVTPKTGAMLPQRFLYPQIEITTNPNTPAQLAADLFAPTSVNK
- a CDS encoding sigma-54-dependent transcriptional regulator, which codes for MPTGTILLIDDETQLRTVVGRLLELEGYTVLQAPDARRGLQTLHDHADEVLLVLSDVKLPDGHGVELLPRFKAQAPLAEVVLMTAYGTVADGVRAMKAGAFDYLTKGDSDDQLLVVAERAVEKARLQRRVADLERQVAGAQSTFDAIIGHAPALEAAKHLARQVAPTDATVLLGGPTGAGKELFAQAIHGASGRRNKAFVAVNCSAFSRELLESELFGYKKGAFTGAQADKKGLIEEANGGTLFLDEIGELELGLQAKLLRVLETQEFLKIGDTKPTRVNVRLVAATNRNLKQEADAGRFRPDLYYRLSVFEVQVPPLSARRADVPALVAFYARQLAAKLTRQPLVLTAEALRALQAYAWPGNVRELRNVLERAAILTPAGQPLALDGLPLEVQLAAATPAGPATADDERSLRRVEEQHIRRILLEAGGNKTEAARVLGIGLTTLYRKVQEYGLG
- a CDS encoding DUF7674 family protein, with the translated sequence MLDPTRTADLLAAHFPGLAPALHAPATYPSVHRQLACFAAYTRAAATADALLRLQRCFAVADRLRNDGDTALAAAIESGYLHCLHLDGTARGNQLARQLMPSRLYSAYAHQHYAPLP
- the kdpF gene encoding K(+)-transporting ATPase subunit F, whose protein sequence is MFALLLLAVATFGYLCYVLLKPEKF
- the kdpA gene encoding potassium-transporting ATPase subunit KdpA, translating into MNKELLGILGIFGATVLLAIPLGRYLATVYRGDKSWSDFMAPFERLIFRLGGVDANKEMTWQQHMVALLTINLVWFFWSMLVLCTQGSLPLNPDHNPSMTPDLAFNTTISFLVNCNLQHYSGESGLSYLSQVVVITFLQFVSAATGIVACVVVFNALKDGTTEKLGNFYNYFVKTHTRLLVPIALAVAMVLVFQGTPMTWSGKAPIVTVQGDSVNVSRGPAAAMIAIKELGTNGGGFFGVNSAHPLENPTYITNAVENFALVLIPIALVFALGFYLKRRRLSYMVFGVMTVGFLMLLGPTVYYEMHGNPAITHMGVDQHLGAMEGKEIRLGAAASAYWGITNTIISCGSVNSMHDSHMPISGMCEMLGMMTNAFYGGVGVGILNFFVFAVIAVFISGLMVGRTPEFLGKKIEAREMKIAVIVALLHPLMILVGTAMAAHLYAGNPTEYAAWLNNPSYHGLSEMLYEYTSSAANNGSGFEGLGDNTPWWNISTGVVLILSRYLPIIGPVAIAGLMGRKKFIPESAGTLRTDTFTFGIMVFFVIWIIAALAFFPVLTLGPLAEHFTLFAK